A window from Desulfovibrio sp. Fe33 encodes these proteins:
- the rpsE gene encoding 30S ribosomal protein S5: MEQNESGLIEKIVYLNRVAKVVKGGRRFSFSCLVVVGDGEGGVGYGLGKANEVPEAIRKASERAKKNMINVPLLDGTLPYEVLGRYGAGRVMLKPASRGTGIIAGGPVRAIMEAVGVHDILTKAIGTNNPHNVLRATMAGLESLRSAEEVSSLRGVSVSTPRK, encoded by the coding sequence ATGGAACAGAATGAAAGTGGATTGATTGAAAAAATCGTCTACCTCAATCGCGTCGCCAAGGTTGTCAAGGGTGGCCGCCGTTTCAGCTTCAGCTGCCTGGTGGTCGTCGGCGATGGTGAGGGAGGAGTCGGTTACGGACTTGGTAAAGCCAACGAAGTGCCCGAAGCCATCCGCAAGGCCAGTGAACGGGCCAAGAAGAACATGATCAATGTTCCTCTGCTGGACGGCACCCTGCCGTATGAGGTCCTGGGACGCTACGGCGCGGGCCGAGTTATGCTCAAGCCCGCCAGCCGAGGCACCGGCATCATCGCCGGCGGTCCCGTTCGTGCGATCATGGAAGCCGTTGGCGTCCATGACATCCTGACCAAGGCCATCGGCACCAACAACCCGCACAACGTGTTGCGTGCCACCATGGCCGGATTGGAGTCCCTGCGAAGCGCTGAAGAGGTTTCCTCCTTGCGCGGCGTGTCGGTATCCACTCCCAGAAAGTAG
- the rplR gene encoding 50S ribosomal protein L18, with amino-acid sequence MSKSKNAQRLLRKPRIRKKISGTEVRPRLVVYRSNQHLYAQLVDDENGVTLASTSTQVLNKDGETLKANKDSASKVGKAIAEAALAKQIETCVFDRNGYIYHGKIKALADGAREGGLKF; translated from the coding sequence ATGAGCAAAAGCAAGAATGCACAGCGGCTTCTTCGCAAGCCCCGCATCAGAAAGAAGATCTCCGGTACCGAAGTTCGGCCCCGTTTGGTCGTCTATCGCTCCAACCAGCATCTCTATGCTCAGTTGGTCGATGACGAAAACGGTGTGACGCTCGCTTCCACCAGCACTCAGGTGCTGAACAAGGACGGCGAAACTCTGAAGGCCAACAAGGACTCCGCTTCCAAGGTGGGCAAGGCTATCGCCGAAGCCGCCCTGGCCAAGCAGATTGAGACCTGCGTCTTCGACCGGAACGGATATATCTATCACGGCAAGATCAAAGCTCTTGCCGACGGCGCCCGTGAAGGCGGGCTGAAATTCTAG
- the rplF gene encoding 50S ribosomal protein L6: MSRIGKNPIDIPSGVEVSVGASEIQVKGPKGSLNTPVDPSVEYKVEDGKVYVSRADDSRRSRGQHGLRRTLLANCVDGVTKGFTKTLEVIGVGYKVSVQGKKVVLNVGYSHPVEFDLPAGLEAKVEGSKLTIEGIDKQLVGEVAAQIRRVRLPEPYKGKGIKYLDEVIRRKAGKSGSK, encoded by the coding sequence ATGTCTCGTATAGGAAAGAATCCCATCGACATCCCCTCGGGTGTCGAGGTGTCTGTCGGAGCCTCCGAAATCCAGGTCAAGGGTCCCAAGGGCTCCTTGAATACTCCGGTCGATCCGTCCGTTGAGTATAAGGTGGAGGATGGCAAGGTGTACGTTTCCCGCGCGGATGATTCCCGTCGCTCCCGCGGCCAGCACGGTCTTCGCAGGACCCTGCTCGCCAACTGCGTGGACGGCGTGACCAAGGGCTTTACCAAGACCCTGGAAGTCATCGGCGTTGGTTACAAGGTGTCCGTGCAGGGCAAGAAAGTCGTGCTCAACGTCGGGTATTCCCATCCGGTGGAGTTCGATCTTCCCGCCGGCCTGGAAGCCAAGGTGGAAGGCTCCAAGCTGACCATCGAGGGCATCGACAAGCAGCTTGTCGGTGAAGTTGCGGCTCAGATTCGTCGTGTGCGCCTGCCGGAACCCTACAAGGGCAAGGGCATCAAGTATCTCGACGAAGTCATTCGCCGTAAGGCCGGTAAGTCCGGTTCCAAGTAG
- the rpsH gene encoding 30S ribosomal protein S8 — MAVVDPVADMLTRIRNAYCAYHTDVAVPASKMKSSIAGILKEEGYIADYAVEDRDISITLKYADGKPLITGLRKVSKPGRRVYVGASDIPRVQNGIGICIVSTSKGLLEGAKAKEANVGGELLCEIW, encoded by the coding sequence ATGGCTGTTGTTGATCCTGTAGCCGACATGTTGACCCGCATCCGGAATGCGTACTGCGCTTATCATACCGATGTCGCCGTACCGGCTTCCAAGATGAAGTCCTCGATCGCGGGTATCCTGAAGGAAGAAGGTTATATCGCCGACTACGCTGTCGAGGACAGGGACATCAGTATTACCCTCAAGTACGCCGACGGCAAACCGCTTATCACTGGCCTGCGTAAGGTCAGCAAGCCCGGTCGCCGTGTGTACGTTGGTGCTTCTGATATCCCCCGAGTCCAGAACGGCATCGGTATTTGTATCGTGTCCACCTCCAAAGGGCTGCTTGAAGGCGCCAAGGCCAAAGAGGCCAATGTCGGCGGCGAGCTGCTCTGCGAAATCTGGTAA
- a CDS encoding type Z 30S ribosomal protein S14 has protein sequence MAKTSLRVKASRKPKFKVRAYNRCPICGRPRAFLRRYGICRICFRNKALAGELPGVRKASW, from the coding sequence GTGGCCAAGACAAGCTTACGCGTTAAGGCAAGCCGCAAACCCAAGTTCAAGGTCCGCGCTTACAATCGGTGCCCGATTTGTGGCCGTCCTCGGGCTTTCCTGAGGCGGTACGGAATTTGCCGTATCTGCTTCCGCAACAAGGCTCTCGCCGGCGAACTGCCCGGCGTCCGCAAGGCGAGCTGGTAA
- the rplE gene encoding 50S ribosomal protein L5 — protein MTRLEKLYNEKVVPELQKEYGYTSAMEIPKIVKISLNIGLGAASQNSKLIDAAVEELTAVSGQKAVVTLAKKSIAQFKLREGQPVGCRVTLRGDRMWDFYDKLVSFALPRVRDFRGVPDRGFDGRGNFTMGIKEHTIFPELDIDKVELVKGMNVTVTTTAKTDKEGKTLLDLLGMPFKK, from the coding sequence ATGACACGTCTCGAAAAGTTGTATAACGAAAAGGTCGTCCCCGAGCTCCAGAAGGAGTACGGTTACACCTCGGCCATGGAGATCCCCAAAATCGTGAAGATCTCCCTGAATATCGGTCTCGGTGCCGCCAGCCAGAACAGCAAGCTCATTGATGCCGCTGTCGAGGAACTGACCGCCGTTTCCGGCCAGAAGGCCGTGGTCACCCTGGCCAAGAAGTCCATCGCGCAGTTCAAGCTGCGCGAGGGCCAGCCGGTCGGTTGCCGCGTCACCCTTCGCGGCGACCGCATGTGGGACTTTTATGACAAGCTCGTGAGCTTCGCTCTGCCCCGGGTCCGCGATTTTCGCGGCGTACCCGACCGCGGTTTCGACGGTCGTGGTAACTTCACCATGGGCATCAAGGAACACACCATCTTCCCCGAGCTTGACATCGACAAGGTGGAGTTGGTGAAGGGCATGAACGTGACCGTGACCACCACGGCCAAGACCGACAAGGAAGGCAAGACCCTTCTTGACCTCCTTGGCATGCCCTTTAAAAAGTAG
- the rplX gene encoding 50S ribosomal protein L24, with amino-acid sequence MMKTKIRKDDKVMVIAGKDKGKVGKVLKIFKKQDKVLVEKVNMVQRHTKANPYAQQPGGIIEKEAPIHVSNVAVVCDACTKPTRVGYKKTEDGKKVRFCKKCNETFK; translated from the coding sequence ATGATGAAGACTAAAATCCGTAAAGACGACAAGGTCATGGTCATCGCCGGGAAGGACAAGGGAAAGGTCGGCAAGGTCTTGAAGATCTTCAAGAAGCAGGACAAGGTCCTGGTCGAGAAGGTTAACATGGTCCAGCGCCATACCAAGGCCAATCCCTATGCCCAGCAGCCCGGCGGCATTATCGAGAAGGAAGCCCCTATCCATGTATCCAATGTGGCTGTGGTCTGCGACGCATGCACCAAGCCCACGCGGGTAGGGTACAAGAAGACTGAAGACGGTAAGAAGGTGCGCTTCTGCAAGAAGTGCAACGAGACCTTCAAATAG
- the rplN gene encoding 50S ribosomal protein L14 — protein MIQVESNLDVADNSGAKKVACIKVLGGSKRRYASVGDIIVVSVKEAMPHSKVKKGSVMKAVVVRTKKELGRPDGSFIKFDNNSAVLLNNNLEPVGTRIFGPVARELRAAGFMKIVSLAPEVL, from the coding sequence ATGATTCAGGTTGAATCCAATCTCGATGTCGCTGACAACTCCGGGGCCAAGAAGGTCGCCTGCATCAAGGTGCTCGGTGGTTCCAAGCGCCGCTATGCCAGCGTCGGAGATATTATCGTAGTGTCCGTCAAAGAGGCCATGCCCCATTCCAAGGTGAAGAAGGGCTCGGTCATGAAGGCGGTTGTCGTTCGCACGAAGAAGGAACTCGGTCGTCCCGATGGCTCCTTCATCAAGTTCGACAACAATTCCGCCGTGCTGCTCAACAACAACCTTGAGCCCGTCGGGACCCGTATCTTCGGTCCCGTGGCTCGTGAGCTGCGCGCCGCCGGTTTTATGAAGATCGTTTCCCTCGCTCCCGAGGTTCTGTAA
- the rpsQ gene encoding 30S ribosomal protein S17, producing MAEFKYQGNKRLLTGLVISDKADKTIVVRVETLVKHPLLKKYIRRRKKFMAHDPANDCGVGDTVQIVESRPMSKRKRWHLVKILEKAV from the coding sequence ATGGCTGAGTTCAAATACCAAGGCAACAAGCGCCTGCTCACCGGCCTGGTCATCTCCGACAAGGCAGACAAGACCATTGTCGTTCGTGTCGAGACCCTGGTGAAGCATCCGCTGCTGAAGAAGTACATCCGCCGCCGCAAAAAGTTCATGGCCCATGATCCGGCCAATGATTGCGGTGTTGGCGATACGGTGCAGATTGTCGAATCGAGGCCCATGTCCAAGCGCAAGCGCTGGCACCTGGTGAAGATCCTCGAAAAAGCCGTCTAG
- the rpmC gene encoding 50S ribosomal protein L29 translates to MTSKELRELDDVKLAEKLKESQHELFSMRFKHATAQLENTKALSGVKKTIARILTIQRERQGA, encoded by the coding sequence ATGACTTCCAAAGAACTTCGTGAATTGGATGACGTCAAACTGGCTGAGAAGCTGAAGGAATCCCAGCATGAGCTCTTCTCCATGCGTTTCAAGCATGCGACCGCTCAGTTGGAGAACACCAAGGCTCTGTCCGGCGTCAAGAAGACCATCGCCCGTATCCTGACTATTCAGCGGGAACGACAGGGAGCTTAA
- the rplP gene encoding 50S ribosomal protein L16: protein MLAPKRVKFRKWQKGRLRGKAQRGNIVSFGDIGLKALEHGKITNQQIESARVAIMRHIKRGGKVWIRIFPDHPTTSKPAEVRQGKGKGAPDGWVAPVKPGRIMYEVKGVDIELAKEALKRASYKLPIKTTIVVKEGL from the coding sequence ATGCTTGCTCCAAAAAGAGTTAAATTCAGAAAATGGCAAAAAGGCCGACTCAGAGGCAAGGCCCAACGGGGTAACATAGTGTCCTTCGGCGATATCGGGCTGAAGGCATTGGAGCACGGAAAGATCACCAACCAGCAGATTGAGTCCGCTCGTGTCGCCATCATGCGTCACATCAAGCGCGGCGGTAAGGTCTGGATTCGCATCTTCCCTGATCACCCCACCACCTCCAAGCCCGCGGAAGTCCGTCAGGGCAAGGGTAAAGGCGCTCCCGACGGTTGGGTCGCGCCGGTGAAACCGGGCCGCATCATGTACGAAGTGAAGGGCGTCGACATCGAGCTCGCCAAGGAAGCCCTCAAGCGCGCTTCCTACAAGCTGCCGATCAAGACGACCATCGTTGTGAAGGAGGGTCTGTAA
- the rpsC gene encoding 30S ribosomal protein S3, protein MGQKVHPYGFRLGYNKNWLSRWYSKKDYPAFVFQDDQVRKFVKKKLYQAGVSRLEIERAGGKIRLIIHTARPGIVIGRKGVEIEKLREELRNKFQTEFTIEVNEIRRPEVEAQLVAENIAQQLERRIAFRRAMKRTVGLARKFGAEGIKVACAGRLAGAEIARGEWYRDGRVPLHTLRADIDYGFAEASTTYGVIGVKVWIFKGEILDKEVQ, encoded by the coding sequence ATGGGACAGAAAGTACATCCTTACGGTTTTCGTCTGGGGTATAACAAGAACTGGCTGTCCCGCTGGTACAGCAAAAAGGATTACCCTGCGTTCGTCTTCCAGGACGACCAGGTCCGTAAGTTCGTCAAGAAAAAACTGTATCAGGCCGGCGTTTCCCGTCTCGAGATCGAGCGGGCCGGCGGCAAGATTCGCCTGATCATCCACACCGCGCGTCCCGGTATCGTCATCGGTCGCAAGGGTGTAGAGATAGAAAAGTTGCGTGAAGAGTTGCGCAACAAGTTTCAAACCGAGTTCACCATTGAGGTCAACGAGATCCGTCGACCGGAGGTTGAAGCTCAGCTCGTAGCTGAGAACATTGCCCAGCAGCTCGAACGCCGTATTGCCTTCCGCCGTGCCATGAAGCGCACGGTGGGCCTTGCCAGGAAATTCGGCGCCGAGGGTATCAAAGTCGCGTGTGCCGGCCGTTTGGCCGGAGCTGAAATTGCACGTGGCGAATGGTACCGTGATGGGCGTGTGCCCCTGCACACCCTTCGTGCCGACATCGACTACGGTTTCGCCGAAGCTTCCACTACTTACGGCGTCATCGGTGTCAAGGTCTGGATCTTCAAAGGTGAGATCCTGGACAAAGAGGTACAATAG
- the rplV gene encoding 50S ribosomal protein L22, which produces MEAKAVAKFIRVSPRKTRIVAENIKGKGVEDALNILRFTPQKPAAILSKVLYSAVSNAEQMPGVDVDSLIVESVVVNEGPTWKRIQPRAMGRAFRVRKRTSHITIVVKEQ; this is translated from the coding sequence ATGGAAGCTAAAGCAGTAGCCAAGTTCATCCGCGTGTCTCCGCGCAAGACCCGCATCGTTGCCGAGAACATCAAGGGCAAGGGCGTAGAGGATGCTCTGAACATCCTCCGGTTCACTCCGCAGAAGCCCGCCGCCATTCTCAGCAAGGTGCTGTACTCTGCCGTCTCCAACGCGGAACAGATGCCTGGTGTTGACGTTGACTCTCTGATCGTCGAGTCGGTCGTGGTCAACGAAGGTCCCACCTGGAAGCGTATCCAGCCGCGCGCCATGGGCCGCGCCTTTCGCGTCAGGAAGCGTACCAGTCACATTACCATCGTAGTCAAGGAACAGTAG
- the rpsS gene encoding 30S ribosomal protein S19: MPRSLKKGPFLDGSLIKKIQVAAENQDRRVIKTWSRRSTIVPEMVGMTFAVHNGRKFIPVFVTENMVGHKLGEFSPTRTYFGHVADKKK; the protein is encoded by the coding sequence ATGCCTAGATCTCTTAAAAAGGGCCCGTTCCTCGACGGTTCCCTGATAAAGAAAATCCAAGTGGCTGCCGAAAATCAGGACCGCCGCGTGATCAAGACCTGGTCCCGCCGTTCCACGATCGTCCCCGAGATGGTCGGCATGACTTTCGCTGTCCACAACGGCCGTAAGTTCATCCCCGTGTTCGTGACCGAAAACATGGTCGGTCACAAGCTGGGTGAATTCTCCCCGACCCGTACCTACTTCGGCCACGTCGCCGACAAGAAAAAGTAG
- the rplB gene encoding 50S ribosomal protein L2 — MATRKLKPTSPGRRFQTVSDFAEITRTTPEKSLTKGLTKKSGRNNNGRVTMRRRGGGNKSLYRLIDFKRNKVGVPAKVAEIEYDPNRSARIALLHYADGEKRYILAPVGLNQGDVIAAGEGADIKPGNAMQLTQVPTGTIVHNIELYPGKGGQFCRSAGTYAQLIAKEGKYALLRMPSGEVRKVLATCCATIGQVGNIQHENIKIGKAGRNRWLGRRPKVRGVAMNPIDHPLGGGEGRSSGGRHPVSPWGTPAKGYKTRNRKKASSKLIVKRRGQK, encoded by the coding sequence ATGGCAACCCGTAAGCTGAAGCCTACTTCTCCGGGACGCCGGTTCCAGACCGTTTCCGATTTTGCGGAGATTACCCGGACCACTCCCGAGAAGTCGCTGACAAAAGGCCTGACCAAGAAGTCCGGACGCAACAACAACGGCCGCGTGACCATGCGTCGTCGCGGCGGCGGCAACAAGTCCCTGTACCGTTTGATCGACTTCAAGCGGAACAAGGTCGGCGTTCCCGCCAAGGTTGCTGAGATCGAATACGATCCGAACCGCAGCGCCCGTATCGCCCTGCTTCATTATGCCGACGGCGAGAAGCGTTACATCCTGGCCCCTGTCGGCCTGAACCAGGGCGACGTCATCGCCGCTGGCGAAGGTGCCGACATCAAGCCTGGCAACGCTATGCAGCTGACTCAGGTTCCGACCGGTACCATCGTGCACAACATTGAGTTGTACCCGGGCAAGGGCGGCCAGTTCTGCCGTTCCGCCGGCACGTATGCCCAGCTGATCGCCAAGGAAGGCAAGTACGCGCTGCTGCGTATGCCCTCCGGCGAAGTCCGCAAGGTGCTGGCCACCTGCTGCGCGACCATCGGCCAGGTTGGAAACATTCAACACGAGAACATCAAGATCGGTAAGGCCGGACGCAATCGTTGGCTTGGCCGTCGCCCGAAGGTCCGTGGTGTGGCAATGAACCCGATCGATCACCCGCTGGGTGGTGGTGAGGGCCGTAGTTCCGGTGGTCGCCATCCGGTGTCCCCGTGGGGTACCCCGGCGAAGGGTTACAAGACCCGGAACAGGAAGAAGGCTTCCTCGAAGCTCATCGTCAAACGCCGCGGCCAGAAGTAG
- the rplW gene encoding 50S ribosomal protein L23, with protein sequence MDYSKVLLKPVVSEKANDAKEQSNHVSFYVHPDSNKIEVKKAVEAAFDVKVESVNIVSKKAMPRKKFGRLTGGRIPGYKKAYVKLAAGDKIEIFEGV encoded by the coding sequence ATGGATTATTCGAAAGTCCTGCTCAAGCCCGTGGTCTCCGAGAAGGCCAACGACGCCAAGGAGCAATCCAATCACGTCTCTTTTTACGTCCACCCCGACTCCAACAAGATCGAGGTGAAGAAGGCCGTTGAAGCAGCCTTTGACGTCAAAGTCGAGTCCGTGAATATCGTGAGCAAGAAAGCCATGCCCCGCAAGAAGTTCGGCCGACTCACCGGTGGTCGTATCCCCGGTTACAAGAAGGCCTACGTCAAGCTTGCCGCTGGTGATAAAATCGAAATCTTCGAAGGAGTGTAA
- the rplD gene encoding 50S ribosomal protein L4 has product MAKIQVVDQNNNKVGDFELAPEVFEVEIMPEILNQVVRAQRASQRQGTHATKNRALKTGGGRKPWRQKGTGRARAGSTRSPLWRGGAAVFGPQPRDYTFKVNKKVRKLALKMALSSRVSEAKMTVVKSIDLPEIKTKAFAEVAKNLGLNKTLIVAKDADSTLTMSARNMPHIKVIEADKLNVYDVLLYPELVMLESAAQDVQERLK; this is encoded by the coding sequence ATGGCAAAAATTCAAGTTGTAGATCAGAATAACAATAAGGTGGGCGACTTCGAGCTGGCTCCCGAGGTTTTCGAGGTTGAGATCATGCCCGAAATCCTCAACCAGGTCGTTCGCGCCCAGCGCGCCTCGCAGCGCCAGGGCACCCATGCCACCAAGAACCGTGCCCTGAAGACCGGCGGCGGCCGCAAGCCGTGGCGCCAGAAGGGCACCGGTCGCGCCCGCGCCGGTTCCACCCGTTCGCCCCTGTGGCGCGGTGGTGCCGCCGTGTTCGGCCCGCAGCCCCGCGACTACACCTTCAAGGTCAACAAGAAGGTGCGCAAGCTGGCCCTTAAGATGGCTCTGTCCTCCCGCGTCTCCGAAGCGAAGATGACGGTGGTCAAGTCCATCGATCTCCCCGAGATCAAGACCAAGGCCTTTGCTGAAGTCGCCAAGAACCTCGGCCTGAACAAGACGTTGATCGTCGCCAAGGATGCCGATTCGACCCTGACGATGTCCGCGCGCAACATGCCGCACATCAAGGTCATTGAGGCCGACAAGCTGAATGTTTACGACGTGCTGCTGTACCCCGAGCTGGTTATGCTCGAGTCCGCCGCCCAAGACGTTCAAGAGAGGTTGAAGTAA
- the rplC gene encoding 50S ribosomal protein L3: MAKTLGLLGRKLGMTRIFKDDGTICPVTVIEAGPCPVMQIKTTDKEGYNALQLGYDSIPERKVNKPMKGHMAKAGKDLYRLLKEFPLEVVEGYELGQEITVDIFAAGEKVKVTGTSKGKGFQGVMKRHNFAGSRASHGAEKVHRVPGSVGNATYPGRVWKGKRMPGQMGNARVTLSNVEIVDVRPEDNVLVVKGQVPGPNNGLVMIRKNG, translated from the coding sequence ATGGCTAAGACTCTCGGATTGCTTGGCAGAAAGCTGGGCATGACCCGCATATTCAAGGACGATGGTACCATCTGCCCCGTGACCGTTATCGAGGCTGGTCCTTGCCCGGTCATGCAGATCAAAACCACTGACAAGGAAGGCTACAACGCCCTGCAGCTCGGTTATGACTCCATTCCCGAACGCAAGGTGAACAAGCCCATGAAGGGCCACATGGCCAAGGCAGGCAAAGACCTGTACCGCCTCCTCAAGGAATTCCCCCTCGAGGTCGTGGAAGGCTATGAGCTGGGCCAGGAAATCACCGTCGACATCTTTGCCGCCGGTGAGAAGGTCAAGGTTACCGGTACCTCCAAGGGTAAGGGGTTCCAGGGCGTCATGAAGCGTCACAACTTCGCTGGCTCCCGCGCCTCCCATGGTGCCGAGAAGGTGCATCGCGTTCCCGGTTCCGTCGGTAACGCGACCTACCCCGGCCGTGTCTGGAAGGGCAAGAGAATGCCCGGCCAGATGGGTAACGCACGCGTGACCTTGAGCAACGTGGAAATCGTCGATGTCAGGCCCGAGGACAACGTCCTCGTGGTTAAGGGCCAGGTTCCCGGCCCCAACAATGGCCTCGTCATGATCCGCAAGAACGGCTAA
- the rpsJ gene encoding 30S ribosomal protein S10, producing MAASMASDRIRIKLRAYDYRILDKAVTEIVDTARNTGAAIAGPVPLPTDIHRTTVQKSVHVDKKSREQFEMRIHKRLLDILEPTQQTVDALGKLSLPAGVDVEIKL from the coding sequence ATGGCTGCTTCGATGGCGAGCGATCGCATCAGAATTAAACTGAGAGCATACGATTACCGTATTCTGGACAAGGCTGTCACCGAAATCGTTGACACCGCCCGGAATACTGGTGCGGCTATTGCCGGCCCCGTGCCGCTGCCCACCGACATTCATCGTACCACCGTCCAGAAATCCGTTCACGTGGACAAGAAGTCCCGCGAGCAGTTTGAAATGCGCATTCACAAGCGTCTTCTGGATATTCTTGAACCCACTCAGCAGACTGTTGACGCCCTGGGCAAGCTTTCGCTGCCCGCCGGTGTGGACGTCGAGATCAAGCTCTAG
- the fusA gene encoding elongation factor G produces MARQVPRDKQRNIGIMAHIDAGKTTTTERILFYTGVSHKLGEVHDGEATMDWMVQEQERGITITSAATTCFWREHRVNIIDTPGHVDFTMEVERALRVLDGAVAVFDSVAGVEPQSETVWRQADRYRVPRIAFVNKMDRIGANFFRCVEMMKTRLGAKPVPLQLPIGAEDDFEGVVDLIEGKAYIYDHKDHGTSFTTTEIPADYQDQYEMMRAEMIEAVAEEDESLLEKYMAEEELTPEELREGVRKATTRLAICPVLCGTAFRNKGVQPLLDAVVDYLPSPLDIEIMKGVDPKTEEVIECPCDDDVPMAALAFKLMTDPFVGHLTFLRLYSGKIESGATFMNAATGKKERIGRLLKMHANKREEIKEAYAGDIVAAVGLKNVATGDTLCDLKRAVVLESLDIPEPVIEVAIEPKTKADRDTLSAALVKLAKEDPSFRVKGDEETGQTLIAGMGELHLEIIVDRLLREFNVNANVGAPRVAYRETISAPNKVDVKHAKQSGGRGQYGHVVIEVEPNPEKGYEFVDEIKGGVIPKEYIPAVDKGIQDAMKNGISAGFPVVDVKVKLVFGSYHEVDSSEQAFYIAGSLAIKEACRGAKPVLLEPIMSVEVVTPEDYLGDVMGDLNGRRGRVGEMEARTGVQVIRSFVPLSEMFGYATDLRSKTQGRATFTMQFDHYERLPSNLAEELMKGND; encoded by the coding sequence GTGGCGAGACAAGTACCCAGAGATAAACAGCGCAATATTGGTATCATGGCCCACATTGATGCGGGCAAGACTACCACTACCGAGCGAATCCTGTTCTACACCGGCGTGTCCCACAAGCTTGGTGAGGTCCATGATGGCGAAGCCACCATGGACTGGATGGTTCAGGAGCAGGAACGCGGCATCACCATTACGTCCGCTGCAACCACCTGTTTTTGGCGTGAACACCGTGTCAACATCATCGACACGCCCGGCCACGTGGACTTTACCATGGAGGTCGAGCGTGCCCTGCGCGTCCTGGACGGCGCTGTCGCCGTCTTCGACTCCGTTGCGGGCGTCGAGCCTCAGTCTGAGACCGTTTGGCGTCAGGCTGACCGTTACCGCGTTCCCCGCATCGCATTCGTGAACAAGATGGACCGCATCGGCGCCAACTTCTTCCGTTGCGTCGAAATGATGAAGACCCGCCTTGGCGCCAAGCCTGTGCCCCTTCAGTTGCCCATCGGCGCCGAGGATGACTTCGAGGGCGTCGTCGACCTCATCGAAGGCAAGGCCTACATCTACGATCACAAGGATCACGGCACCAGCTTCACCACCACCGAAATACCGGCCGACTATCAGGACCAGTATGAGATGATGCGCGCCGAGATGATCGAAGCCGTCGCCGAAGAGGATGAAAGCCTCCTCGAGAAGTACATGGCCGAAGAGGAGCTGACTCCGGAAGAGCTGCGTGAAGGCGTGCGCAAGGCAACCACTCGGTTGGCCATTTGCCCTGTGCTCTGCGGCACTGCGTTCCGCAACAAGGGCGTGCAGCCCCTGCTCGACGCCGTTGTCGATTACCTGCCCAGCCCGCTGGACATCGAAATCATGAAGGGCGTTGACCCGAAGACCGAAGAGGTCATCGAGTGCCCCTGCGATGACGACGTGCCCATGGCCGCGTTGGCATTCAAGCTCATGACCGACCCGTTCGTCGGTCACCTGACCTTCCTGCGTCTCTATTCCGGAAAGATCGAGTCCGGCGCGACGTTCATGAACGCCGCCACCGGCAAGAAAGAGCGCATCGGTCGTCTTCTGAAAATGCACGCCAACAAGCGTGAGGAAATTAAAGAGGCATACGCCGGCGACATCGTCGCCGCAGTCGGCCTCAAGAACGTGGCCACCGGCGATACCCTGTGCGACCTCAAGCGCGCCGTGGTTCTGGAGTCCCTGGACATCCCGGAGCCGGTTATCGAAGTGGCCATCGAACCCAAGACCAAGGCAGACCGCGACACCCTGTCCGCCGCTCTCGTCAAGCTGGCCAAGGAGGATCCGTCCTTCCGCGTCAAGGGCGACGAGGAGACCGGACAGACCCTGATCGCCGGAATGGGTGAGTTGCATCTCGAAATCATCGTTGACCGCCTGCTGCGCGAGTTCAACGTGAACGCCAACGTGGGCGCGCCCCGCGTTGCCTACCGAGAGACCATCTCCGCGCCGAACAAGGTTGATGTCAAACATGCCAAGCAGTCTGGCGGCCGTGGTCAGTACGGCCACGTCGTCATCGAAGTCGAGCCCAACCCCGAGAAGGGCTACGAGTTCGTTGACGAGATCAAGGGCGGCGTGATTCCCAAGGAATACATTCCCGCTGTTGACAAGGGCATCCAGGATGCCATGAAGAACGGCATCTCGGCCGGATTCCCGGTCGTCGATGTTAAGGTCAAGTTGGTTTTCGGCTCCTACCATGAAGTCGACTCCAGCGAGCAGGCCTTCTACATCGCCGGTTCTCTGGCCATCAAGGAAGCCTGCAGAGGCGCCAAGCCGGTGCTGCTCGAACCGATCATGTCTGTTGAAGTTGTTACCCCCGAGGACTACCTCGGCGATGTCATGGGCGACTTGAACGGCCGACGCGGCCGCGTGGGCGAAATGGAAGCCCGCACCGGCGTGCAGGTCATTCGGTCCTTCGTGCCGCTGTCCGAGATGTTCGGTTACGCCACGGATCTTCGTTCGAAGACCCAGGGCCGGGCCACCTTCACCATGCAGTTCGATCATTACGAGCGGTTGCCGAGCAATTTGGCCGAAGAATTGATGAAAGGAAACGATTAA